A window of Rhinolophus ferrumequinum isolate MPI-CBG mRhiFer1 chromosome X, mRhiFer1_v1.p, whole genome shotgun sequence contains these coding sequences:
- the NCBP2L gene encoding LOW QUALITY PROTEIN: nuclear cap-binding protein subunit 2-like (The sequence of the model RefSeq protein was modified relative to this genomic sequence to represent the inferred CDS: deleted 2 bases in 2 codons) → MTVTALGSYLKLSEYQDHKFSGDNEEPENLLKESCMLYVGNLSFYTTEEQIFELFSRCGEVRNVFMGLDKIKKKACGFCFVEYYNRAHAENAMWFLNGTFLDDRIICTDWDLSFREGRQYDRGQPGGGRVREESGENFDAGRGGSGQQAQACHKTGTCQ, encoded by the exons ATGACTGTTACTGCTCTTG GTTCCTACCTGAAGCTGAGCGAGTACCAGGACCACAAGTTCAGTGGTGATAATGAAGAGCCTGAAAATTTACTGAAGGAAAGCTGCATGCTCTATGTGGGGAATCTTTCCTTTTATACAACCGAAGAGCAAATATTTGAGCTCTTTAGTAGATGTGGTGAA GTCAGGAATGTTTTTATGGGCttggataaaataaagaaaaaggcatgtggtttctgttttgtgGAATACTATAACAGAGCTCATGCTGAAAATGCCATGTGGTTCCTAAATGGGACCTTCTTAGATGATCGTATCATCTGCACAGATTGGGATCTAAGCTTTAGAGAGGGCAGACAGTATGACCGTGGCCAGCCTGGGGGT GGCCGGGTAAGAGAGGAGTCTGGTGAGAACTTTGATGCTGGTAGAGGAGGTTCTGGACAACAAGCTCAGGCCTGTCATAAGACAGGAACCTGCCAGTGA